Sequence from the Pseudomonas frederiksbergensis genome:
AAGGCTCTGCGTGTATGCAAACGATGCCAGAACAGTCCCCAGCGACTCAGGCCGGGCGGAGCATTGCGCAAGTCCCCGCTGCGCAGCTCCTTCGCCTGCCCAGCCGCCAGTTCCTGACTGTGTAACGTCAGCCGCACATCGCTCAAGCCGTTCATTTTGATCGCTCCTGTTTACTTGGGTAGCCAGAGCTTTCATGATGCGCGGACAGCCACAAGCAATACAGATTCAACCGATACCTTTTATAACCATACAGATTGGGCATTTTCGACACTGAATCGAAGTTTTGTGCCACAACTGTATGGGTTGTCGCTTTCCTACTTCATCGAGAATGCACCATGACTCTGTACGTGAATCTCGCCGAGCTGCTCGGCACCCGTATCGAACAGGGCTTCTACCGCCCCGGTGACCGGCTGCCGTCGGTGCGTGCCTTGAGCTCCGAACATGGGGTGAGCCTGAGCACGGTCCAGCAGGCTTATCGCATGCTGGAAGACAGCGGCCTGGCGACTCCGAAACCCAAGTCCGGATATTTCGTCCCGGTCAGCCGGGAACTGCCGGACCTGCCAGCGGTAGGCCGTCCAGCCCAGCGCCCGGTAGACATTTCCCAATGGGACCAGGTGCTCGAACTGATACGCGCCATACCGCGCAAGGACGTGGTGCAACTGGGCCGCGGCATGCCGGATATCCACTCGCCGACGATGAAACCCTTGCTGCGTAGCCTGGCGCAGATCAGCCGGCGACAAGACATGCCCGGCCTGTATTACGACAATATCTACGGCAATCTGGAACTGCGCGAACAGATCGCCCGGCTGTCGCTGGATTCCGGCTGCCAACTGGGCGCCAACGACCTGATCGTCACCACCGGGTGCCATGAAGCATTGTCCGTCAGCGTTCGCGCCACGTGCGAGCAAGGGGACATCGTCGCGGTGGACTCTCCCAGCTTCCACGGCGCCATGCAGACGCTCAAAGGCCTGGGCATGAAAGCCTTGGAAATCCCCACCGACCCACTCACCGGCATCAGCCTGGAAGCCTTGGAGCTGGCGTTGGAACAATGGCCGATCAAGGCCATACAGTTGACGCCTAGCTGCAACAACCCGCTGGGCTACATCATGCCCGAGGCCAACAAGCGCGCCTTGTTGACCTTGGCACAGCGTTTCGATGTGGCGATTATCGAAGACGATGTGTATGGCGAACTGGCTTACACCTACCCACGCCCACGCACGATAAAGTCCTTCGACGAAGACGGTCGCGTCCTGCTCTGCAGCTCTTTTTCCAAGACCCTGGCGCCGGGCTTGCGAGTGGGCTGGGTTGCACCCGGCCGCTATCTGGAACGGGTGCTGCACATGAAATACATCAGCACCGGATCCACCGCGCCGCAGCCCCAGATCGCCATTGCAGAATTTCTCAAGGCTGGCCATTTCGAGCCGCATTTGCGCAGGATGCGTGGGCAATACCAGCGAAATCGCGACGTAATGATCGACTGGGTGAGCCGATATTTTCCCCAGGGCACCCGCGCCAGTCGCCCCCGGGGCAGCTTCATGCTCTGGGTCGAACTGCCGGAAGGTTTCGATACGCTGAAGCTCAACCGCATGCTTCATGATCAAGGAGTACAGATCGCCGTCGGCAGTATTTTTTCGGCGTCAGGCAAGTACCGCAATTGCCTGCGCATGAACTACGCGGCCAAGCCAACGGCACAAATCGAGGATGCCGTGCGCAAAGTCGGCACAGCAGCCGGCAGACTGCTGGCGGACGTGCCCGATGGTCCCTGAGCGGTGCGCGCCCACACCCAAGGCACCGCGGAGCTCAGCCTTCCTGGCAAGCCACCTCGAGACGGTCGTAGGGTTCGGTTGAAGCGGGCAATTGGCGGGTGTCGAATTCCAGACGGCAGACTCGCTCATCGGCACGCGTCACGTTGAGCCGAACCACGTCGGGGGCGTCCTCCAGGTAGACCAGGCCAGCGTCGACTACCGTCGTCAGGTACTGCCCATCATGGTCATAGACGCCCAGGCCTTTCGCCACGGGCGTGCCTTCTTCGTTGCGCACGTACAGCATCAGACGGCGAACCATGCCGGCCTGGAAGTCGAGCCGCGGGACCGCGCCACGCGCCGCGCGCACTTCTTGGAACCCGTTAGGCACTTCGACGTTGCGCGGCAAGCTGACCGTGTCGATCTCAATGCGGCTCGCCTGGTAGGCCGGCAACGCGGCCGCCACTGCACGCCCCGCGCCGTCGGTCCAGACGGGCCCTTGGGAAGTGCCAATCTTGATTCCCGCGGAGTCGCCGACCTTGAGCAGACCAAACGTGTCGCGCAGCGGATACGGCGAAGGCGTAACACCCTCCTCATGCATCGCCAGCCCGCCGCGCAACGTCAGGTCATAATGACGCGCGCCAGCGCTGGTCTGGGCATATCCCAGCTCGGCGCTGGTGTAACGGGGCAAGGCGTTGAGCCTGGCATTGAGGTCGTTCCGGCCATCGGCGGAACGGTCTGCACCGATGCTGTAACCCAGGCTGTCACTGACCTGCTCGGTATAGCGCGCGCCCGTACGCAGCCCCCGTGAATCATCGTGACGAGCGGAAGTGCTCAGCCTTCGGTTACGCCCCAAGGGCACACCAACATTGGCGAACACACCGGTCCTGCCTGCCTGTTCAGCCCGGTCATGCTCGACACTCAATGAAAACGTCGCCCAATCGAATGCCCGTGACCATGCCGTACTGATGCGCGAGTTGCCGTTCCCGCCCGCGCCTTTGTAGCGAGTCAGCGATCCGCTGATTGCGCCCCACGACGAATCCGCCCGCCTCAGCGATAGACTCCAGTGATGGGTCGCCCGGGCAAACGGATCACCAACGGCAGGGTCGAGACTCGCCTCGGACAGATATCGAAACCCGGAACTGCGCTGGCCGGCCGTCAGTCCGACGGTTAGCCCGGCGCCCACCACGGTGTTGAGCCTAGCCTGCACTTCTTGGCCACGAGTGCCTGGCGCCGTGCGTGAACCTAGCTGTTGCAGGCCTAGTATTGTCGTTCGGGTCAATGCCTGGGAGATCCCCCAGCCCACGGACTGGTACCCTTCGGCCCCCATCCACCCTGCGCTTGTCTGGGTCTGCGGGCCCCATCGCCAATCCCGGCTGGCCGCAAAGAAAGCCGGCGTGTCACGCTCGCCCCCAGCGAACTGCCTGATCTTGCCTGCCGCCAACCCATAACTGGATACAGCCCCGAGCCTTGCCGGACGCACATCCGCGGCAGGCACATGAAAGTCGCGACGTTCGCCGTTCTCTTCAAACACGCTGACTTGCAGGTCCACCCGGTCACTGATCAACGGTAGATCGCGCAACGTGAACGGCCCCGCGGGCACCAGCGTGGTGTAAATCACTATTGCGCTCTGGCGGACCTCGACCCGGGCCGTCGAATAGGCCAGCCCGTGGACCAACGATCCAGCCCCCAACCCATCCCACCCGACGAAAGCGCATTTTCAGGAAAGATTTGCACACCCGTGAAAGGTCCCGTGGAAAACAACGGCGAACGCATATTCAACTGGCCCAGTTGAACATGCGCATCGAAGCGCTCCCACGTCTTGGAAGCCTGGGTGTACAACGTCTCGAAACGCGTTACGCCCTGGAACGATGTGTAGTTCTGGCGACTGCGGACCACCCAATCTCCCGCATTGAAGCCCAGTTCGGTGCCCACGCTGCGATAGGAGCTGGACTGGCCGGCAGCGGAGCCGGCAATGACCAGCGCGTCGTAGTTCAACACGCCGGCCACACCCCCCGAATCCCAGCTTCCACGGCTCTCGGCGGGTCTCAAGAGCCAGTCTGCGGGGACCACCAGATGCACAAGGTTTTGCCCAGGATCGAGCCGCACCTGAGCACCGGCCAACCCTTGGGTAACAGATACGCACTGCGAATCGCCAGCGCCGGGATACGCATTAAACGACGTGGCAATACCCGCGCGCTCAAGCAGGTTCGCATCGAGGCACAGCTGCCCTTCACTATCGAACCTCGCCATGACCTGCCCGGATGGAATGCCATTGACGCTCAAGGCGACACGATGGCGCCCAGCAGCAAAGCGTGCGGCGCGGCGAAAATATTCGGCGACATCCGGATCCACTCCCCGGGCCTGCAGCACCGAGCGGTCAAATTCAGCGGATGCTTGTGCCGAGGCCTCGGCCCGGGCAATCGACATCAAGACCAGGCTGCCGCCAAGCCGCCAAAGGACACCCAGGCGCATTATTGCAGGCTCAAGCGTGCGTCATGACTCGCCGCCGCAAACCCGTAGGTAGTGGCTGGGAACAGCCGCACATGGGTGCCCAGGCTCGAGGGGGTGGTGAACGTCAACGTTTCCCCAGGCAAAATATAGGTCCGCCCCAGATCAAGTGTCGTACCGCCTGGAATCAAACTCACTGATCTTGCCAGCCTGACGACGTAGGGGCTGGGATTGCTCACGCTGACCTGCCCGGTCTTGGCGCTCCAGACCAGTCGCGTCCAAGGCATTCGCTCAATCGCCAGGTGTGCCGGGCGAATAATGACCGGGATGTTCTGACGCACGCCCATGGAAATCTGTGCGCCACCAGCCGCGGGACGCGCCTTGATGCCTTCGAACACCACGCGCTTGAGCCGCTCCGTCTGCAAAGGAGCGCCACTGTGCAGGATAAAACGCACCTGCTGGCTCTGCCCGGGCTCGACCCGAGCCACAGGCGGATTGACCAGGAGCAACGGCTCCAAGTCCTCTGGAACATCCAAGACAGAGCTGTAAAGCAGCGCCGGTTGTTCATCGGTGTTCTTGATATTCAGAGTCGCCTCACCCTTGCCCTGATCGACAATCACTACCGGCGTTTCCGGGACCATTCCAGCGGCCTGGGCGCTGGAGGCTATAAATGGCAGGCACAACGCTGCCACCGTGTTCAATACCGGCAAGCAATTTCGCAAAAACATGGGAATCTCCAGAAGCACCGGCCGAGACATGCCTGGCATGTCTCGTCGGCAGCAAACCAACCCGCCGGAGCGCAGACTTTTCAGGTCATTGCAGGCCTTTCAACGCTCACGACGCTCCGTCACTTTTAGGCGTCAGAGGTAAAACACATCGAACGTGACCGAACCATCAAGATCGAACTCATCGGTAGTCGGCGGCAACTCGGAAGTGGCGCGGATGGCCGCGGCGACTTTCATCGGCAATGTATGAAGACGAGCAGGAGCAGGGCCGTTTGCCAAGCTTGAACCCCAGGAGTAAGTCGTCGGCGCATTGGTAATCAAACCATTGGTCGGAACACTCCAGCTCGGATTGGCCAGCGTTCGCGCCAGCAAGATCTGCGGGACACCATCAGCCCGCGGCAAGCCACTCAACAGACCGAAACCACCGATTCCAACCCCCTGGGTGCTGCCCAGGCCGTAATACAGTTCTTCGCCCGAACGACCATTGAATGCCAGACCGGGAACCTTGGATGCACCGCGATTATCGGTGACGGCAATCTCCACGGATGCCGGGGCGCTACAGGTGATTTGCAAGCTGATATCGCGCTGGGGAAGATCGTTCTGCCTGTCGGGCGCCAGGGTCGAAGAGAAAATCCGACCGAGATTGACATCGCTACCGCCAGCAAATGCCGGAATGCAGGATGTCGGGATAACGCGGCCTGTCACGTTCAAATCAACACTGGCCGCCTGGGCGATCAAGGGTGTAGAGGCAGCGGCCAAACAGCTGGCCAAGAGTAGTTTTTTCATAGTCACGTACCTGCAAAAGAGAAAGGGATGCAGCCATGCAATGGCAATCGGGGAAAGAGAACCAACCACCCGTCCAATGCCTGCGTATCGTTGCCCATCAGGTAGGATTTTTATGTAGGAAAAGACTTTGCAAGGAACTGGCTTTTTCAGCATGGCTTGTGGCCTTTCAACTTCTGTAGCAAGTTCCCACAGCCTGAGGCGTCGTATCCCGCAAACAGGATGAATCACAAAGCCATGCCATACTTCCTCGCAACGATCCGGGACGACTTGATTTGAGACCACATTCGACGCTGCCCTTTGCTCTGCTGCTTGCGACGCTTCTCTGCGGCTGTACGAGCCTGGACATTTCTCGCGAGCCCAGCCAGGCGTTGCCAGCGGAGCAATCGACATTCGGTCGCTCAGTCCAGGCCCAGGCCGCGCTTCACGAGGGTCGCTCAGGTTTTCGCCTGCTATCGGACAGCACCGAGGCCTTCACCGCCCGTGCCGAATTGATCCGCAATGCCCAGAGCAGCCTGGACTTGCAGTACTACATCGTCCACGACGGGATCAGCACGCGAATGCTGGTGGACGAGTTGCTCAAGGCCGCCGACCGGGGCGTGCGCGTGCGCATCCTGCTGGACGACACCACCAGCGACGGGCAAGAGCAGACCATCTCGACGCTCGCTGCCCACCCCAACATCCAGATCCGTCTGTTCAACCCTTTGCACCTTGGGCGCGCCACTGGCGTGACCCGCAGCCTCGGACGGCTCTTCAACCTGTCATTGCAACACCGCCGCATGCACAACAAGCTTTGGCTGGCGGACAACAGCATGGCGATCGTCGGGGGCCGAAACCTGGGTGATGAGTACTTCGATGCCGAACCCAACCTGAACTTCACCGACATCGACCTGCTCGGCGTCGGACCGGTGGCCGAGCAGTTGGGACATAGCTTCGACCAATACTGGAACAGCGCCCTGAGCAAGCCCATCGAACAATTCATGTCCCATCGGCCCGCCGCCCAAGAACTGGTCGAAAGCCGCTTGCGCCTGCAAGCGTCCCTGGAGCAGACGCACAAGGAAAACCAGGCGCTGTATCAACAGCTGACCACCTACAAGACCCAGCCACGCCTGGATACCTGGCGCAGTCAATTGATCTGGGCCTGGAACCAGGCGTTGTGGGATGCGCCGAGCAAAGTGCTGGCAAGGGATGAGCCTGATCCCCAATTGCTGCTGACGACGCAACTGGGGCCGGAGCTGAGCGGAGTGAGCGAGGAGTTGATCATGATCTCGGCCTACTTCGTTCCCGGCCAGCCGGGCCTGGTGTACCTGACCAGTCGCGCCGATGCCGGCGTATCGGTGAGCCTGCTGACCAACTCGCTCGAAGCCACTGACGTGCCTGCGGTGCACGGCGGCTATGCGCCGTATCGCAAGGCCCTGTTGCAGCACGGCGTGCGCCTGTTCGAACTTCGACGACAGCCGGGCGATGATGGCAGCAGCCCGCATCTGTTCTATAGCAAGTCCTACGGCGAGTCGGACTCCAGCCTGCACAGCAAGGCGATTATTTTCGACCGGCAAAAGTCCTTCATCGGCTCGTTCAATTTCGACCCGCGCTCGGTTCTGTGGAATACCGAGGTCGGTGTGCTGGTGGACAGCCCGGAGCTTGCCGACCAAGTGCGCGAGCTGGCCTTGCAGGGCATGGCGCCGACCCTGAGTTATCAGGCCCGGCTCAAAGACGGAAGGTTGGTCTGGACCACTGAAGACAACGGCAAGCTACACGACCTGGACCGTGAGCCTGGTAGCTGGTGGCGTCGGTTCAATGCCTGGTTCGCCACCACCATCGGGCTTGAGAGCATGCTTTAGACGGGCTGTGTCGCTCCGAAAGCCCCTTGTCGCAACAACAGGATCACCAACCCGAACGCCCCTGCCGCCATGAACAGGGGCAGCGCATGCCCGCTGATCCATTGGCTGCCCGCCCCCGCCAGCAAAGGACCGACCAGGCATCCAATCCCCCAAAGCTGAGCGATATGAGCATTGGCCCGCACCAGCGCATCGTCGCGATAACGCTCGCCGATCAGAATCAGCGACAGGGTGAACAGCCCTCCCGCGCTGGCGCCAAACAGTACCCACAGCGGCCAGATGAAGAGCGTGTCGATCAACAGGGGCACCGCCAGGCTGGACACCATCAAGACCACCGCGCAACCAGTGAACAACGACCGACGCGAAAGGCGATCGGCCAAGGCACCGATGGGCAGTTGCAGCAAGGCATCGCCAACCACCACCGTGCTGACCATCGCCAGCGCGACATCGGCGCCAAAGCCCTGGCGCAAGCAATAGACCGGCAGCAGTGTCAGGATCATGGCTTCGAATGCGGCGAACAACGACACGGCCCAGCCAATCGCCGGCAAGCCACGGCAGAATTCCCACAGATCCTTGAAAGTGACCGCGCTGGCTTCGCTGGTGGGCGCCCCGCTGCGGCCAAGCAACAGCAACGGCGAGACCAGTAGCAGGCCGACACCCACCCAGAAGCCATAGTCGTGATCGGTCCCCAATGCGCCCAGCAGCAACGGGCCGGACAATTGACTCAGGGCATAGCTGCTGCCATACAGCGCCACCAACCGACCGCGCCATTGTTCGATGACCAGTTGGTTGATCCAGCTCTCGCCAAGAATGAACACCAGCGTCAGGACCACGCCAATCACCAACCGCAGCAGCAACCACACCGGATAGCTGGGCAACAGCGCCAGCAACCCGATGGACAGCGCCCCACCCCAGAGGCACAGGCGCATCAACGCCGCCGTGCCGAAGTACGCCGCCAGCCGGCTCGAAACCTTGGCCCCGACCAGTACCCCGACCGCCGGCATGGCAGCCATCACGCCGATGGCGAACGAGCCGTAGCCCCAGCCCTCCAGGCGCAGCGACACCAGCGGCATGCTCACGCCCAGCGCCAGGCCGACACTCAGGACAGACGCCAACACGGCGAAATAAGTCGCCCAACGCATTTCCACGCTCCTGTGGATAGATTTCAAGCGTTGTACATAACAGTGTGGGAGCGGGCTTGCTCGCGAAAGGGGAATGCCAGTCAACAGAACCGTTGAATGTAAAACCGCCTTCGCGAGCAATCCCGCTCCCACAATGGTCTATCGGCAAGCCCCGGGTGAATCCGGAGCTGTCATTTCGTCATAGCTTGATCCAGGTCGCCTTCAGCTCGGTGTACTTGTCGAATGCATGCAACGACTTGTCCCGGCCGTTACCCGACTGCTTGAACCCACCGAACGGCGCGGTCATGTCGCCGCCGTCGTACTGGTTGACCCAGACGCTGCCGGCGCGCAGTGCCTTGGCGGTCAGGTGAGCCTTGGAAATGTCCTTGGTCCACACAGCGGCTGCCAGGCCATAAGGCGTGTCATTGGCGATCTGGATGGCCTCTTCGGCGCTGTCGAAGGCGATGACGGACAATACCGGGCCGAAAATCTCTTCCTGGGCAATTTTCATCGCGTTGCTCACGCCGTCGAAAATCGTCGGTTCGACATACGTACCGCCGGTTTCCTCGAGGATCCGCTTGCCGCCCGCCACCAGTTTGGCGCCATCGCTGTGACCAGCCTCGATATAGGACAGTACGGTATTCATCTGCTGGGTATCGACCAGGGCGCCGACATTGGTGGCTGGGTCCAGCGGGTTGCCGGGCTTCCAGCTCTTGAGCGCCTCGATCACCAGCGGCAGGAAGGTGTCCTTGATGGAACGCTCCACCAGCAGGCGCGAACCGGCGGTGCAGACTTCGCCTTGGTTGAAAGCGATGGCGCTGGCGGCGGATTCGGCGGCGGCTTGCAAGTCCGGGGCATCGGCAAATACGATGTTCGGGCTCTTGCCGCCGGCTTCCAGCCAGACGCGCTTCATGTTGGATTCACCGGAATAGACCATCAATTGCTTGGCGATCCGCGTAGAGCCGGTGAACACCAGCGTATCGACATCCATGTGCAAGGCCAGGGCCTTGCCAACGGTGTGGCCGTAGCCCGGCAGGACGTTCAGCACGCCTTTGGGAATGCCGGCCTCAATCGCCAGGGCAGCGATGCGGATCGCGGTCAACGGGGATTTTTCCGAAGGCTTCAGCACCACGGAGTTGCCCGTGGACAGAGCCGGGCCGAGCTTCCAGCAAGCCATCATCAGCGGGAAGTTCCACGGCACGATCGCGCCGACCACTCCGACGGGTTCGCGGGTCACCAAGCCCAACTGATCGTGCGGCGTAGCGGCCACTTCGTCGTAGATCTTGTCGATGGCTTCACCGCTCCAGCTCAGTGCCTGGGCGGCCCCGGGCACGTCGATATTCAGCGAGTCGCTGATGGGCTTGCCCATGTCGAGGGTTTCCAGCAGGGCAAGCTCCTCGGCGTTCTGCTTGAGCAGGCCGGCAAAGCGAATCATCGCAGCTTTGCGCTTGCTCGGCGCCAGGCGCGACCAGACGCCGGAATCGAAGGTGGAGCGGGCATTTTCGACGGCGCGCTGGGCGTCGGCCACGTCACAACTGGCGATCTTGCCCAGCTGGCGCCCATCGACCGGGCTGAGGCAATCAAAGGTTTCGCCGGACACCGCATCGGTGTATTCGCCGTTGATGAACGCGCGGCCTTCGATCTTCAGGTCGCGGGCACGCTGTTCCCAGTCGGCACGAGTCAGGGTGGTCATGCGAGTGTCCTCCTCTTATTGGGTAGGAACGCCGCGGCACCCGCAGCGCTCAAGAATTCTGCCCGGCCAGCCGGTTTTCGGCGCTGTTTTCGGCACGGAACATCCGCCACCCTAAACCAGCCGCCGGGGATGTTTCAATATATTTGACACAAGGCTGGCAAACGACCTTGCGATGTTCGTTTTAATAAACATAGACTCGACGCTTCCAAGCCATCACCGGAGATCAAGCGCATGAGCATCGAGGACATCGTCGATTTCGGCCAGGCCAACACCCCCGCCGATCGTTACCGCCCGGATCCGGCCAAGGTGCTCAAGGGGGATCCCGAACAAGCGGTGTTCAATCATTACAACAGCCCATGCGGCCAGATGAATGCCGGGGTCTGGGAAGGCGCCGTCGGCCAGTGGACGGTCAACTATACGGAGCACGAATACTGCGAAATCGTCCAGGGCGTCTCCGTGCTGCGCGACAGCGATGGCAATGCCAAGACGCTTCGGGCCGGCGATCGCTTTGTGATTCCCGCGGGATTCAAGGGCACCTGGGAGGTGCTGGAACCGTGCCGCAAGATCTACGTGGTGTTTGAAGCGAAAGCCTGAGTTGCACCGTAAAAGCCAGTGACACTTAATCAATGGTCATCTGGCGCAGCGACAACTAAAACGTTCCACAGGCACCACGCAAATTATCGTCGCAGCAGCACGCGCAGGACGCGCGGGCAACCCGAACGGTGAGTGCCTCAACTTTTGAATTATTAGCAAGGAGGCTAGAAATGCCTGATCGAAACGACGTCATTGTCACGCCCACACCTAACGATCAATGCGACATCGCCATCGCCCGGTACACCATCGGCCAAAAATGCACCCCTGAATTACTTGAAGAGGTTCGAGCCCTGGCCAACGGGGCCCCTGTTCGGGCTACCGGGCCCAAATACCCTACAAGCTGGGATCTTCGCCCGCGACGTATCAATCTTCAGACCGATGCCAACAGGATCATCATCGGCATCAAATGTGGTTGACCGCTAAACCAACAAAAAAGGGCCCGTATCTCACGATACGGGCCCTTTTTTGTAAGAGGGAAAAATCAATTACTTGATTTTGCCTTCCTTGTAGATCACGTGCTTGCGAACAACCGGATCATATTTCTTGATCTCGATTTTGTCCGGGGTAGTACGCTTGTTCTTGTCGGTAGTGTAGAAGTGACCAGTACCGGCGCTCGAGATCAAACGAATCAATTCACGCATGATTAGCTCCCTTAAACCTTGCCATCGCGACGAAGTTCGGCCAGCACGACACTGATGCCACGCTTGTCGATGATGCGCATGCCCTTGGCAGATACGCGCAGACGTACGAAACGTTTCTCTTCTTCAACCCAGAAGCGGTGATGCTGCAGGTTCGGCAGGAAACGACGACGGGTTTTGTTGTTTGCGTGGGAAATGTTATTCCCAGTCACCGGACCCTTACCGGTAACTTGACAGACTCTAGACATGCCTCAGCCCTCTAAACCTCATGCCCAACCCGGCATGGGTTGGCCGCTTAATCTCTCAGTCATTTGGCGCCAGGCGCCGCGTTTCTTTAAGGGTCTTACCGGCTACACCTACAGTGAAGGAACCGGGCCCCTAGAAAAGAGCGCTGCTTTATACCAGAAAGACCCAGGCACAACAACAGCCGGTGTGATTTGTCTTCGTTGTAAATCGTCGCCCAACAGCCCCAGGCGGCTGGCGCAAGGGTCGGCGACGCCCTTACCGCTCGTCGTGGCGCGCAGGTTTTTTCTGGTCGATGGCGAGTTCGCGCCCAGGACACCTTCTGCGAAGCGCAGGAAAGAGTGCCGGAAAATGCAAAAAGGGGATAGTCATTTGCAGGCGAGGCCACTAGGGTAGACCTTTTCCAGACTGCACTCGCAGATGGGCCTCCGACCTGCACAGGAAATCAAATCATGCGCCTCGCTGCCCTATCACTGTTGCTCGCCCCTCTGCTGATCAGCCCGCTGGCCCAGGCCGCCGCCCTGAGCGTATGTACCGAGGCCAGCCCGGAAGGGTTCGAT
This genomic interval carries:
- a CDS encoding aldehyde dehydrogenase; amino-acid sequence: MTTLTRADWEQRARDLKIEGRAFINGEYTDAVSGETFDCLSPVDGRQLGKIASCDVADAQRAVENARSTFDSGVWSRLAPSKRKAAMIRFAGLLKQNAEELALLETLDMGKPISDSLNIDVPGAAQALSWSGEAIDKIYDEVAATPHDQLGLVTREPVGVVGAIVPWNFPLMMACWKLGPALSTGNSVVLKPSEKSPLTAIRIAALAIEAGIPKGVLNVLPGYGHTVGKALALHMDVDTLVFTGSTRIAKQLMVYSGESNMKRVWLEAGGKSPNIVFADAPDLQAAAESAASAIAFNQGEVCTAGSRLLVERSIKDTFLPLVIEALKSWKPGNPLDPATNVGALVDTQQMNTVLSYIEAGHSDGAKLVAGGKRILEETGGTYVEPTIFDGVSNAMKIAQEEIFGPVLSVIAFDSAEEAIQIANDTPYGLAAAVWTKDISKAHLTAKALRAGSVWVNQYDGGDMTAPFGGFKQSGNGRDKSLHAFDKYTELKATWIKL
- a CDS encoding cupin domain-containing protein — translated: MSIEDIVDFGQANTPADRYRPDPAKVLKGDPEQAVFNHYNSPCGQMNAGVWEGAVGQWTVNYTEHEYCEIVQGVSVLRDSDGNAKTLRAGDRFVIPAGFKGTWEVLEPCRKIYVVFEAKA
- a CDS encoding peptidase inhibitor, which codes for MPDRNDVIVTPTPNDQCDIAIARYTIGQKCTPELLEEVRALANGAPVRATGPKYPTSWDLRPRRINLQTDANRIIIGIKCG
- the rpmG gene encoding 50S ribosomal protein L33 produces the protein MRELIRLISSAGTGHFYTTDKNKRTTPDKIEIKKYDPVVRKHVIYKEGKIK
- the rpmB gene encoding 50S ribosomal protein L28, producing MSRVCQVTGKGPVTGNNISHANNKTRRRFLPNLQHHRFWVEEEKRFVRLRVSAKGMRIIDKRGISVVLAELRRDGKV